From Calditrichota bacterium, the proteins below share one genomic window:
- a CDS encoding flagellar motor protein MotB, with protein MIARKKKEEEAMGAPWIMSYGDMMSLLLCFFILIVSYSVVELVKFKQAMGSLRGSLGVLSEEEGRRVVKTSTPSTVDRSVMKKDLLVINMPGKKMVTLQAKEIAGVEVFLLATGVRFRIVDPLLFESGQVKLKPAAHQILHDIAEMVREINCEVRVEGHTDDSPTGGGPYKSNWDLSAARALAVVEHLVYQERLDPTRVWLAGFAENRPVAPNDTPENRAKNRRVEIFLNWESTYGSEGGLK; from the coding sequence ATGATCGCGCGGAAAAAGAAAGAAGAGGAAGCAATGGGCGCACCGTGGATCATGTCTTACGGTGACATGATGTCGCTGCTTCTTTGCTTCTTCATTCTTATTGTTTCGTACTCCGTTGTCGAACTGGTCAAGTTCAAACAGGCCATGGGCTCGTTGCGTGGCTCCTTGGGTGTGCTTTCTGAGGAAGAAGGTCGCAGGGTGGTGAAGACCTCGACGCCGTCGACCGTAGATCGCTCCGTCATGAAAAAGGACCTGTTGGTGATCAACATGCCCGGCAAGAAGATGGTGACCCTGCAGGCGAAAGAGATCGCAGGAGTCGAGGTCTTTCTGCTTGCCACTGGCGTGCGTTTCCGCATCGTCGATCCCTTGCTGTTTGAATCTGGTCAGGTGAAGCTCAAGCCGGCGGCTCACCAGATTCTCCACGACATCGCGGAAATGGTGCGGGAGATCAACTGCGAGGTGCGGGTGGAAGGGCACACCGACGACTCCCCCACAGGCGGCGGCCCATACAAATCCAACTGGGACCTTTCGGCGGCGCGCGCTCTGGCTGTAGTGGAACATCTGGTCTATCAGGAACGACTCGATCCCACCCGGGTGTGGCTGGCCGGGTTCGCAGAAAACCGCCCCGTGGCTCCCAACGACACGCCTGAGAATCGTGCGAAAAACAGACGAGTGGAAATCTTCCTGAACTGGGAGTCCACTTACGGAAGCGAGGGTGGCTTGAAGTAG
- a CDS encoding motility protein A, whose protein sequence is MDVATIIGILFGFAMIAFSIATGGAPKFFLDPMSILIVWGGTAAALFINFPMAKVLSVLKVAKRAFMHKLPENVDVIATLVRLSAKARMEGLLALESELEKIEDEFLKKGVRQLVDGVDPELVRSLLTTELVSLEERHAVGQRIFNAGASYAPAFGMLGTLIGLISMLSRLNDPTKIGVGMAVALVTTFWGVVLANLVFLPIAGKLKTRSEQEVQQRELIIEGIASIQAGDNPRILNEKLLAFLAPQLRSSADTLEKAGLGAKQKAAA, encoded by the coding sequence ATGGACGTTGCAACCATAATCGGCATCCTCTTCGGTTTTGCGATGATCGCCTTCAGCATCGCCACCGGGGGTGCCCCCAAGTTCTTCCTGGACCCGATGTCCATTCTCATCGTCTGGGGCGGTACAGCGGCGGCCCTTTTCATCAATTTTCCCATGGCCAAGGTGCTGAGCGTCCTCAAGGTCGCCAAGCGGGCGTTCATGCACAAGCTGCCTGAGAATGTCGATGTCATCGCCACGCTTGTACGCCTCAGTGCCAAGGCCCGCATGGAGGGACTGTTGGCCCTGGAATCCGAATTGGAGAAGATTGAAGATGAATTCCTCAAGAAAGGGGTCCGCCAGTTGGTCGATGGCGTCGATCCCGAACTGGTGCGCAGCCTGTTGACCACGGAGCTGGTCAGCTTGGAGGAGCGGCACGCCGTGGGGCAGCGCATCTTCAACGCAGGCGCGAGCTATGCTCCCGCCTTTGGCATGTTGGGAACCCTTATCGGTCTGATCTCGATGCTGTCGCGCCTCAACGACCCCACCAAGATCGGTGTAGGTATGGCCGTAGCCCTGGTCACCACGTTTTGGGGAGTGGTGCTCGCCAACCTCGTCTTTCTGCCCATCGCCGGGAAGCTGAAGACGCGTTCGGAGCAGGAAGTGCAGCAGCGAGAGCTCATCATTGAAGGGATCGCCTCCATCCAGGCAGGGGACAACCCGCGCATTCTGAACGAGAAGCTTCTGGCGTTCCTCGCGCCACAACTACGCAGCAGTGCCGACACGCTGGAGAAGGCGGGCCTCGGCGCCAAGCAGAAGGCGGCAGCATGA